In Pseudobacter ginsenosidimutans, the following are encoded in one genomic region:
- a CDS encoding MutS-related protein, producing the protein MILQTDDQTIDDLRLFSKRDTPGIFDIYNTTHTRGAEELLREMFRSPLSNREEINRRSAIIGHFCKTGMKFPFESALFDMAEKYLTDSADAGKGSTQSMLSEKEILNGVTSLISLIQQTKQFLHSEDVRNLQAFAPEREAIGKLLDDPALEPVLSEKSQGKISYAAVTAFDVLLRVRERSKIEKLLSQIYLLDVYISVAMVAAKRNFVFPVALDNKKGELKIDGLYHPELKNPIPNDIVMDQSRTLVFLTGANMAGKSTFLRSLATAVYIAHMGFPVAAKRMEFSVMDGIYTTINLPDNLGIGASHFYAEVLRVKKVATALSQGKSLFIIFDELFRGTNVKDAHEASVAIALAFAGRMNSRFIISSHIVEAAGKLATKPNIDFLFLPTRMNGHVPEYTYTLEHGVTNDRHGMIIIRNEGILETLKNGRKRAV; encoded by the coding sequence ATGATCTTACAAACAGACGATCAAACGATAGATGACCTGCGCCTGTTCAGCAAGCGCGATACACCCGGCATCTTCGATATCTATAATACAACGCATACACGTGGCGCAGAAGAGCTGCTCCGCGAAATGTTCCGATCTCCTCTCTCCAACAGGGAGGAGATCAACCGCCGCAGCGCCATCATCGGGCATTTCTGTAAAACAGGAATGAAGTTCCCCTTTGAATCAGCGCTTTTCGATATGGCGGAGAAATACCTTACAGACAGCGCTGATGCCGGAAAAGGCAGCACGCAAAGCATGCTCAGCGAAAAGGAGATCCTGAATGGTGTAACCTCACTGATCAGCCTCATCCAGCAGACGAAACAATTCCTGCATTCGGAAGATGTCCGAAACCTGCAAGCGTTTGCACCTGAGCGTGAGGCCATCGGAAAACTGCTGGATGATCCTGCGCTGGAACCTGTGCTCAGCGAAAAGTCGCAGGGAAAGATCTCCTACGCAGCGGTCACCGCCTTCGATGTATTGCTGCGCGTACGCGAGAGAAGCAAGATCGAAAAGCTGCTGTCGCAGATCTACCTGCTGGATGTATACATCTCTGTAGCGATGGTGGCTGCTAAAAGGAATTTTGTCTTTCCTGTTGCGCTGGATAATAAAAAAGGGGAATTGAAAATTGATGGTTTGTATCATCCCGAGCTGAAGAATCCCATACCCAACGATATAGTCATGGATCAGAGCAGGACACTTGTATTTCTTACCGGCGCCAATATGGCCGGTAAGAGTACATTCCTGCGATCACTGGCTACCGCCGTGTACATTGCCCATATGGGATTCCCTGTGGCTGCAAAACGGATGGAATTCTCGGTTATGGATGGCATTTATACTACCATCAATCTGCCGGATAACCTGGGGATCGGCGCCAGCCATTTCTATGCGGAAGTTTTACGCGTAAAGAAAGTGGCAACAGCCCTGAGCCAGGGGAAATCACTCTTCATCATTTTCGATGAGCTCTTCCGCGGCACCAATGTGAAAGATGCGCATGAAGCCTCTGTTGCCATTGCGCTGGCCTTTGCCGGCAGGATGAACAGCCGTTTCATCATTTCATCACATATTGTGGAGGCTGCCGGTAAGCTGGCAACCAAACCGAATATCGATTTCCTCTTCCTGCCTACGCGTATGAACGGGCATGTTCCCGAATATACCTACACGTTGGAGCATGGAGTTACCAACGACAGGCACGGGATGATCATCATCCGGAATGAGGGTATCCTTGAAACTTTGAAGAACGGCCGCAAGCGCGCTGTGTAA
- a CDS encoding MutS-related protein, translated as MSFRIDRQTLDELNLLGKFRQGSVYHLFNQVKTRGGEQLLDMMFRDPLTDAASINTRSSIFRYFQEQQLSFPFDVQQVTLMREYLDAGSGGSAPMVLAGMVVKKVLSGLTRDERYKKNIQGLQATIVTLKKTAGIIALLEHKSGPFAARILAVKKILEQPNMARLTEMDIYQALPVQTLAFYEHLLKSRLTVEMEAVLQFIYELDVYIAVSSVAARKKFSYAVALSPEKNLLSVQDLRHPCIDNAIGNDLLMQENSNVIFLTGANMAGKSTLMKSIGIGMYLAHMGFPVAAQKMEFSVREGLYSSINVADNIGLGYSHFYAEVVRVKQAADAAASGHRLLLMFDELFKGTNVKDAYDGTLSVTEAFAEYQDCLFIVSTHIIEVGEALKGTPNMQFRFLPTIMEGSRPRYTYKVEQGITEDRQGMLIIMNEGILDLINS; from the coding sequence ATGAGTTTCAGAATAGACAGGCAGACACTGGATGAATTGAACCTGCTGGGCAAGTTCCGTCAGGGTTCTGTGTACCATTTGTTCAACCAGGTGAAAACGAGGGGAGGAGAGCAGTTGCTGGACATGATGTTCCGCGATCCGCTCACTGATGCTGCCAGTATCAACACCCGCAGCAGCATCTTCCGTTACTTCCAGGAGCAGCAGTTATCCTTTCCCTTCGATGTGCAGCAGGTGACGCTTATGCGTGAATACCTGGATGCAGGCTCCGGAGGCAGCGCCCCGATGGTGCTGGCTGGTATGGTAGTGAAGAAAGTATTGTCTGGCCTTACACGTGATGAGCGATACAAGAAAAATATCCAGGGGCTGCAGGCTACCATCGTTACCCTTAAAAAAACTGCCGGCATCATTGCGCTCCTGGAGCACAAGAGCGGCCCTTTTGCCGCCAGGATACTGGCAGTAAAAAAGATACTGGAACAGCCCAATATGGCCCGGCTAACGGAGATGGATATCTACCAGGCACTCCCTGTTCAAACACTAGCCTTTTACGAGCACCTGCTGAAAAGCAGGCTGACTGTAGAAATGGAAGCGGTATTGCAGTTCATCTATGAACTGGACGTATACATTGCCGTTAGTTCTGTTGCCGCCAGGAAAAAATTCTCCTATGCAGTAGCGCTGTCGCCGGAGAAGAACCTGCTGTCGGTTCAGGACCTGCGCCATCCCTGCATCGATAACGCCATTGGCAATGACCTGCTGATGCAGGAGAACAGCAATGTGATCTTCCTGACCGGGGCCAATATGGCGGGTAAATCCACCCTGATGAAATCCATCGGTATTGGTATGTATCTTGCCCATATGGGTTTCCCCGTGGCCGCGCAAAAAATGGAATTCTCTGTTCGTGAAGGATTGTATTCAAGTATCAATGTGGCCGATAATATCGGTCTTGGTTACAGTCACTTCTATGCAGAAGTGGTGCGTGTAAAGCAAGCTGCCGATGCGGCAGCCAGCGGCCATCGCCTTTTACTGATGTTTGATGAGCTGTTCAAAGGCACCAATGTAAAGGACGCCTATGATGGTACACTTTCGGTTACAGAAGCATTTGCTGAGTACCAGGATTGTCTGTTTATCGTATCTACGCATATCATCGAAGTGGGAGAGGCGCTGAAAGGTACGCCCAATATGCAGTTTCGCTTTCTGCCTACTATTATGGAGGGATCGAGGCCGCGCTATACGTATAAAGTGGAGCAGGGGATTACAGAAGACAGGCAGGGAATGCTTATTATTATGAATGAAGGTATCCTGGATTTGATCAATTCATAA
- the sucC gene encoding ADP-forming succinate--CoA ligase subunit beta, which yields MNLHEYQAKELLKKYNVPVQEGIPVDRADAAEEAYKNLKVQFGNNFAVVKAQIHAGGRGKGKIQGSEQRGVAVGKSAEEIKQIASNILGGTLVTIQTGPAGKLVNKVLVAQDVYYPGPNPVKEFYLSILLDRGRGQNVIMYSTEGGMDIEEVAHNTPDKIFKEWVHASGGLLPFQARKIAFNLGLKGEAFKNCVKFVTNLYNAYVGLDCSMLEINPLFKTSDEKIIAVDCKMNLDDNSLMRHPDLEALRDISEEDPTEVEAGKYNLNFVKLDGNVGCMVNGAGLAMATMDMIKLSGGEPANFLDVGGTANATTVEAGFRIILKDPKVKAILINIFGGIVRCDRVAQGVIDAYKSIGNIEVPIIVRLQGTNAEEAKKLIEESGLKVQSAILLSEAAALVNKAVA from the coding sequence ATGAATCTCCATGAGTACCAGGCGAAAGAATTACTGAAAAAATACAATGTGCCTGTTCAGGAAGGAATTCCGGTAGACAGGGCAGATGCAGCAGAAGAAGCCTACAAAAATCTGAAAGTACAATTCGGCAATAACTTCGCCGTGGTGAAAGCACAGATCCACGCCGGGGGCCGCGGAAAAGGTAAGATCCAGGGCAGCGAACAACGCGGTGTAGCCGTGGGTAAGAGCGCTGAGGAGATCAAACAGATCGCCAGCAATATCCTGGGCGGCACACTGGTAACCATCCAGACCGGACCCGCCGGCAAACTGGTGAACAAGGTACTGGTGGCGCAAGATGTATATTATCCCGGACCTAATCCCGTAAAAGAATTCTACCTCTCTATCCTGCTCGACCGCGGAAGAGGTCAGAATGTGATCATGTACAGCACTGAAGGTGGTATGGACATTGAGGAAGTGGCCCATAACACGCCAGACAAGATCTTCAAAGAGTGGGTACATGCCAGTGGCGGCCTTCTCCCCTTCCAGGCGCGTAAGATCGCATTCAACCTGGGACTGAAAGGCGAAGCCTTCAAGAACTGCGTGAAATTTGTGACCAATCTTTACAATGCATATGTTGGACTGGATTGCAGCATGCTCGAGATCAACCCGCTGTTCAAAACATCAGACGAGAAGATCATCGCAGTTGACTGTAAGATGAACCTGGACGACAACTCCCTGATGCGTCACCCAGACCTGGAAGCACTCCGCGATATCAGCGAAGAAGATCCCACAGAAGTGGAAGCAGGTAAATACAACCTGAACTTCGTGAAGCTGGACGGTAACGTAGGTTGCATGGTGAACGGCGCTGGTCTGGCCATGGCCACTATGGACATGATCAAACTCAGCGGTGGCGAGCCTGCCAACTTCCTGGACGTAGGCGGTACTGCCAACGCTACCACAGTAGAAGCCGGCTTCCGCATCATCCTGAAAGACCCCAAAGTAAAAGCGATCCTCATCAATATCTTTGGTGGTATCGTGCGTTGCGACAGGGTTGCACAGGGTGTGATCGACGCGTACAAATCCATCGGCAATATCGAAGTGCCCATCATTGTACGTCTTCAGGGAACCAATGCAGAAGAAGCCAAGAAACTCATCGAAGAAAGCGGCCTGAAAGTTCAGTCTGCCATCCTCCTGAGTGAAGCAGCTGCACTGGTGAACAAAGCCGTAGCTTAA
- a CDS encoding purine-nucleoside phosphorylase, which produces MSNIIRQLEETTAFLRGVYPHVPAIGIILGSGLGNFAAHIRSELEIPYEAIPNFPVSTVEGHRGRLIFGTVAGKKVVAMAGRFHFYEGYSAEQVVFPVRLMKFLGVETLLVSNAAGGVNPGFAVGDLMAITDHISFAVVNPLLGKNESQLGPRFPDMSEPYNKELIKSMKEIAAGSGIKLQQGVYFGVTGPTFETRAEYLMINRLGGDAVGMSTVQEVITANHMGMKVAAVSVITDLGIREEDNVITHEEVLQAAAEAEPKLTTLFTKLIEKL; this is translated from the coding sequence ATGAGTAACATCATCCGGCAACTGGAAGAAACAACCGCATTTCTGCGTGGTGTGTACCCTCATGTTCCTGCCATCGGTATCATACTGGGCAGCGGTTTGGGCAATTTTGCCGCCCATATCCGGTCCGAACTGGAGATACCCTACGAAGCCATCCCGAATTTTCCTGTTTCAACTGTGGAAGGCCATCGCGGACGTCTCATTTTCGGAACCGTGGCCGGCAAAAAGGTAGTGGCCATGGCTGGCCGTTTCCATTTTTATGAAGGATATTCCGCAGAACAGGTGGTATTCCCGGTGAGGCTGATGAAATTCCTTGGGGTGGAAACCCTGCTCGTTTCCAATGCAGCCGGTGGTGTGAACCCGGGATTTGCAGTGGGCGACCTGATGGCGATCACTGACCATATTAGCTTCGCTGTGGTGAATCCGCTGCTGGGAAAGAACGAAAGCCAGCTGGGACCACGTTTTCCTGATATGAGCGAGCCATACAATAAGGAACTCATCAAATCCATGAAAGAAATAGCTGCCGGAAGCGGCATCAAACTGCAACAGGGTGTTTACTTCGGTGTGACCGGACCAACATTCGAGACCCGCGCAGAATACCTCATGATCAACCGCCTCGGCGGCGATGCAGTAGGCATGAGCACCGTGCAGGAAGTAATTACGGCTAACCATATGGGTATGAAAGTGGCTGCCGTGAGTGTGATCACAGACCTGGGTATTAGAGAAGAAGATAATGTGATTACCCACGAAGAAGTATTACAGGCAGCGGCCGAAGCAGAACCGAAACTGACAACACTCTTTACAAAGCTGATCGAAAAACTGTAG
- a CDS encoding putative porin, producing MTKRYLFIATILLLTGIMNNATAQDPFRRLQGMRGIGGGGGTADSLAHRTGLEDSITIRYRYLDSSRLRSFDSSLTDFGGRFPQPWNYINLGNLGTAARNLIYSPIMKPGLDPGFHNLDLYLWNVEETKFYTTTRPFSEVAYVLGSRAEQYINLTHTQNLRPNWNAGFQYRLINSPGTFQNQSTNHNNYRFHSWYQSKNKRYQNFVVVVGNKLQAGENGGINTKMLDTATYNERSSIPTFLGVDQPGSRNFFTSSIQTGSFYTTGAYMMRQQYDLGQKDSIVTDSNVIQLFYPRLRLEHSISYNTYKYRFRDADGDSAYYKSNYDINFGGSRGPFFAQDFWKVLSNDFSLYQFPDAKNPQQFIKVGATYQNLEFSSQYRDFQKARIKDNNIFLHGEYRNKTRNQKWDIEAFGNLYVNGMNSGDYTAYLSLQRLLSKKIGYLQVGFQNTNRTPSFVFDPYSGFWFDPAQTLSKENITNIFAAVDVPSLKMKLSGNYYLISNLAYFRSLHVADQESNPFNILQVTAQKQFSLGKRWNWRTWAVFQQRAGDGPVNMPLFTTRNQIGYDGNLGFKNLEMSVGLEVRYFTPYYADQYSPIKGQYTFQDSAKVKLEMPDIGAYLHFRIKTFTAYVRVENLNALDPSTGSFTNNNVPTLNYPYPGMQFRVGIFWAFVN from the coding sequence TTGACAAAGAGATATTTATTCATAGCAACAATTTTATTGTTGACAGGTATCATGAATAATGCCACTGCACAGGATCCTTTCCGCAGGCTGCAGGGCATGCGTGGCATTGGTGGCGGCGGTGGAACAGCTGATTCACTGGCGCACCGTACAGGTTTGGAAGATTCCATCACTATCCGTTACCGTTATCTCGACTCCAGCAGGCTGCGCAGCTTCGATTCTTCTCTGACTGATTTCGGCGGAAGGTTTCCCCAGCCCTGGAACTATATCAACCTCGGCAACCTCGGAACAGCTGCCAGGAACCTGATCTATTCACCCATCATGAAACCCGGTCTTGATCCAGGTTTCCATAATCTCGATCTCTACCTCTGGAATGTGGAGGAAACAAAATTCTATACCACCACCAGGCCCTTTTCCGAAGTTGCTTATGTACTTGGTAGCAGGGCAGAGCAATACATCAATCTTACACATACGCAGAACCTTCGCCCCAACTGGAATGCGGGCTTTCAATACAGACTGATCAATTCACCCGGTACATTTCAGAACCAGAGCACCAACCATAACAATTACAGGTTCCATAGCTGGTACCAAAGCAAGAACAAACGCTACCAGAATTTTGTGGTGGTAGTGGGGAATAAATTGCAGGCAGGAGAGAACGGTGGTATCAATACGAAGATGCTCGATACTGCCACCTACAATGAAAGATCCTCCATTCCCACTTTCCTCGGCGTAGACCAGCCGGGCAGCAGGAACTTCTTTACTTCGTCTATACAAACAGGTTCTTTTTATACCACCGGCGCTTACATGATGCGGCAGCAGTATGACCTGGGACAAAAAGATTCCATCGTAACAGACTCCAACGTCATACAGTTGTTCTATCCCAGGCTGCGACTGGAACATAGCATCAGCTACAATACATACAAGTACCGCTTCAGGGATGCGGATGGCGACAGTGCTTACTACAAGAGCAATTACGATATCAATTTCGGAGGCAGCAGGGGACCCTTCTTCGCACAGGATTTCTGGAAAGTGCTCAGCAATGATTTCTCGCTGTACCAGTTCCCCGATGCAAAGAACCCGCAACAATTCATCAAGGTAGGCGCAACTTATCAAAACCTCGAATTCAGTTCGCAATACAGGGATTTTCAAAAAGCAAGGATCAAGGACAATAATATCTTCCTGCACGGAGAATACCGTAATAAAACGCGCAATCAGAAATGGGATATCGAAGCCTTCGGGAATCTTTATGTGAATGGAATGAACTCCGGCGATTATACCGCTTACCTGAGCCTGCAACGTTTGCTCAGCAAGAAGATCGGTTATCTGCAGGTCGGATTCCAGAACACCAACCGGACGCCTTCCTTTGTATTCGATCCCTACAGCGGATTCTGGTTTGATCCGGCACAAACACTCAGCAAGGAAAACATCACAAACATATTCGCGGCTGTGGATGTTCCCAGTCTCAAAATGAAATTGAGCGGAAACTATTACCTGATCTCCAACCTGGCTTATTTCAGAAGCTTGCATGTGGCAGACCAGGAAAGTAATCCATTCAATATTTTGCAGGTAACGGCGCAGAAGCAATTCAGTCTGGGCAAACGATGGAACTGGAGAACCTGGGCCGTGTTCCAGCAGCGTGCAGGCGATGGTCCTGTTAACATGCCACTCTTCACTACCCGCAACCAGATCGGATACGATGGCAATCTTGGATTCAAGAATCTCGAAATGAGTGTTGGCCTCGAAGTCCGCTATTTCACTCCATATTATGCAGATCAATATTCTCCCATCAAAGGGCAGTATACTTTCCAGGATAGTGCAAAAGTGAAACTCGAAATGCCGGACATCGGCGCTTACCTGCATTTCCGGATCAAGACCTTCACCGCTTATGTGCGCGTGGAAAACCTCAATGCCCTCGATCCTTCCACCGGAAGTTTTACCAATAACAATGTTCCAACCCTCAATTATCCTTATCCCGGCATGCAATTCAGGGTGGGGATCTTCTGGGCATTTGTGAACTAA
- a CDS encoding HYC_CC_PP family protein, producing the protein MKKAFVAILAILYITLTSGVIVNVHYCMGHIASVEYGYDDHDVCGKCGMTGEKEGCCHTEYNLVKVDDEHQSIPADLPSFQMPVSIIPDEIVWIDPAPAKPVTTAFTYEDPPDQYSNSHYLHHCVFLI; encoded by the coding sequence ATGAAAAAGGCATTTGTAGCCATATTAGCCATTCTGTATATCACCCTCACCTCCGGTGTGATCGTGAACGTGCATTACTGCATGGGGCATATCGCCAGTGTGGAATACGGCTATGATGATCACGATGTCTGTGGCAAATGCGGCATGACCGGTGAAAAAGAAGGTTGTTGTCATACCGAATACAACCTGGTGAAAGTGGACGATGAGCACCAGTCCATTCCCGCAGATCTCCCTTCATTCCAGATGCCGGTGAGCATCATTCCCGATGAGATCGTATGGATCGATCCCGCTCCGGCAAAACCTGTTACCACTGCATTTACTTACGAGGATCCCCCGGATCAGTATTCCAATTCGCATTATCTCCATCATTGTGTTTTCCTGATCTGA
- a CDS encoding heavy-metal-associated domain-containing protein, whose amino-acid sequence MKAQSIFLSVFILFAAFTVNAQSGLKKDTIKVWGNCGMCKKVIEKSALTAGAKTADWNTDTKVLTVAYNAKSTNGKKIQQSIAASGYDTQDLTASNEAYDKLHGCCKYDRKETANVKEEAKSCCEGSDKACCKDGDKKDATCTKEGHKTGEAPKKHH is encoded by the coding sequence ATGAAAGCACAATCTATCTTTCTGTCAGTTTTTATTTTGTTCGCAGCCTTCACCGTTAACGCGCAATCCGGTCTGAAAAAAGATACCATCAAAGTTTGGGGCAATTGCGGTATGTGTAAAAAAGTGATCGAGAAATCCGCTCTCACTGCCGGCGCCAAAACTGCCGACTGGAATACCGATACCAAAGTGCTCACTGTAGCATACAATGCAAAATCCACCAACGGTAAAAAGATCCAGCAATCCATTGCCGCTTCAGGATACGATACACAGGATCTCACTGCCAGCAATGAAGCATACGATAAACTTCATGGCTGCTGCAAATACGACCGCAAGGAAACTGCTAACGTAAAGGAAGAAGCGAAAAGCTGCTGCGAAGGAAGTGATAAGGCTTGTTGCAAGGACGGCGACAAAAAAGACGCCACCTGCACCAAAGAAGGCCATAAGACCGGTGAAGCTCCCAAAAAGCATCACTAG
- a CDS encoding heavy-metal-associated domain-containing protein, whose translation MKKIFVLAVATLLGFAGMAQFKSASLQAAGLTCAMCTKAINTSLEQLPFVKDVDVDIKTSSFIINFKEGSNADFDQLKNAVEDAGFSVAKLSATGNFNNVKVENDTHVQIGGKNYHFLNIKPQTLDGEKTIVLADKDFMGSKEFKKISAATKMSCVQTGKAAACCTKDGISANSRIYHVTI comes from the coding sequence ATGAAAAAGATATTTGTCCTGGCAGTGGCCACACTGCTCGGTTTTGCCGGTATGGCTCAGTTTAAGAGTGCATCCCTTCAGGCAGCAGGACTTACCTGCGCCATGTGTACCAAGGCCATCAACACTTCACTGGAACAACTTCCCTTTGTGAAAGATGTGGATGTAGACATCAAAACATCCAGCTTCATCATCAATTTCAAAGAAGGAAGCAATGCAGATTTCGACCAACTGAAAAATGCCGTGGAAGACGCAGGCTTCTCTGTAGCCAAACTCTCCGCCACCGGCAATTTCAACAATGTAAAAGTGGAAAACGATACGCATGTTCAGATCGGTGGCAAGAACTATCATTTCCTCAATATCAAACCCCAGACCCTGGATGGTGAAAAAACCATTGTGCTGGCAGACAAAGATTTCATGGGCTCCAAAGAATTCAAGAAGATCAGCGCTGCCACTAAAATGAGTTGTGTTCAAACCGGAAAAGCTGCTGCCTGCTGCACCAAAGACGGCATCAGCGCCAATAGCCGGATCTATCATGTAACCATCTAA
- a CDS encoding heavy metal translocating P-type ATPase, whose product METATKSLISKTIPVTGMSCAACAVSVESMLAATEGIREAGVNFATQSVRVLFDPSKTNTSAMQQVIRSIGYDLIIDEENATEKQAELQASAYKQLQRKTIAAALLTLPVAVIGMFFMDMQYGNYIMWALTTPVLFVFGSSFYINAWKQARMGKANMDTLVALSTGIAYLFSVFNTLNPGFWHSRGLHPHVYFEAAAVVIVFIMVGKLLEQRAKSNTSAAIKKLIGLQPKTVWVIKDGEPVELLAAQVQPGDIILVRSGEKIPVDGVVEEGESYVDESMISGEPVAVHKTKGVPVFAGTINQKGSFRFRADKVGSETMLANIIRMVQEAQGSKAPVQKLVDKIAGIFVPVVIGIAILAFLVWVLAGGNNAVTHGLLAMVTVLVIACPCALGLATPTAIMVGVGKGAEQGILIRDAESLELGHKVNAIVLDKTGTITAGKPVVTDTLWKASARHLQSELEGILLAAEQQSEHPLATAVVQYLKERNAVPVKLSSFESITGKGISVKAGNIGYKAGSYKMALEDKMNIPADLQEAAGKWAAAAKTVICFAQDNEVLAVIAIADEVKPGSAKAVEALKKMGIDVYMFTGDNQQTAAAVAAQVGIQHFKAEALPADKAAFVKSLQDQGRIVAMVGDGINDSQALAQADISIAMGKGSDIAIDTAGMSLISSDLQQIPKALALSRSTVRAIRQNLFWAFIYNLIGIPLAAGVLYPVNGFLLNPMIAGAAMALSSVSVIGNSLRLKWKKF is encoded by the coding sequence ATGGAAACCGCTACCAAGTCCCTTATCAGCAAAACGATCCCTGTAACCGGCATGAGCTGTGCCGCCTGCGCTGTGAGCGTAGAATCGATGCTCGCCGCTACGGAAGGCATCCGGGAAGCAGGAGTGAATTTTGCCACACAATCAGTGCGTGTGTTGTTCGATCCTTCAAAAACGAATACCAGCGCCATGCAACAGGTGATCCGTAGTATCGGATACGACCTGATCATTGACGAAGAAAATGCCACGGAGAAACAGGCCGAACTCCAGGCATCGGCATATAAGCAGTTGCAAAGGAAAACCATCGCGGCTGCTTTACTTACCTTACCCGTGGCCGTTATAGGTATGTTCTTCATGGATATGCAATACGGCAACTATATCATGTGGGCATTGACCACACCGGTATTGTTCGTTTTCGGTAGTTCTTTTTATATCAATGCGTGGAAGCAGGCACGTATGGGCAAAGCGAATATGGATACCCTGGTGGCGCTGAGTACCGGTATCGCTTACCTGTTCAGTGTTTTCAATACGCTGAACCCGGGTTTCTGGCATAGCAGAGGTTTGCATCCGCACGTGTACTTCGAAGCTGCCGCTGTGGTGATCGTATTCATCATGGTGGGCAAACTGCTGGAACAAAGAGCCAAGAGCAATACCAGCGCCGCCATCAAGAAACTGATCGGATTGCAACCCAAAACTGTCTGGGTGATCAAAGACGGTGAACCAGTTGAACTGCTGGCAGCACAGGTGCAGCCCGGTGATATCATCCTGGTCCGTTCAGGAGAGAAGATCCCTGTGGACGGTGTAGTGGAAGAAGGAGAATCCTATGTAGATGAATCCATGATCTCCGGTGAGCCCGTTGCCGTACACAAGACCAAAGGCGTTCCCGTTTTTGCAGGCACCATCAATCAGAAGGGAAGCTTCCGTTTCCGCGCCGATAAGGTAGGCAGTGAAACCATGCTGGCCAATATCATCCGGATGGTGCAGGAAGCACAGGGCTCCAAAGCGCCTGTACAAAAACTGGTGGATAAGATCGCTGGTATCTTTGTGCCGGTGGTGATCGGGATCGCTATCCTGGCCTTCCTGGTCTGGGTGCTGGCTGGTGGTAACAATGCCGTTACCCATGGATTACTGGCGATGGTGACCGTACTGGTGATCGCTTGTCCCTGTGCGTTAGGACTGGCTACACCAACCGCCATTATGGTGGGAGTGGGCAAGGGAGCCGAACAGGGTATCCTGATCCGCGATGCGGAAAGCCTGGAGCTGGGCCATAAAGTGAATGCCATCGTGCTGGATAAGACCGGCACCATCACAGCCGGTAAACCTGTGGTGACCGATACCTTGTGGAAAGCATCGGCCAGGCATCTGCAGTCAGAACTGGAAGGCATTCTGCTGGCCGCAGAACAACAATCCGAACATCCGCTCGCAACGGCTGTTGTACAATATCTGAAGGAACGCAATGCCGTTCCCGTTAAACTGAGCTCTTTCGAAAGCATTACGGGTAAGGGGATCAGCGTAAAGGCTGGTAATATCGGCTACAAGGCAGGAAGCTATAAAATGGCATTGGAAGATAAGATGAATATCCCCGCCGATCTGCAGGAGGCTGCCGGCAAATGGGCCGCTGCCGCCAAAACAGTGATCTGTTTTGCGCAGGACAATGAAGTGCTGGCAGTGATCGCCATTGCAGATGAAGTGAAGCCCGGCTCGGCCAAAGCTGTAGAAGCTTTGAAGAAGATGGGAATCGATGTGTACATGTTCACCGGCGATAACCAGCAGACAGCTGCCGCCGTAGCCGCACAGGTGGGCATTCAGCACTTCAAAGCCGAAGCATTGCCTGCTGATAAAGCTGCATTCGTGAAATCATTGCAGGACCAGGGCAGGATCGTAGCGATGGTAGGAGATGGGATCAACGATTCACAGGCCCTGGCGCAGGCAGATATTAGCATCGCCATGGGAAAAGGATCAGATATAGCCATCGATACCGCCGGTATGAGCCTGATCTCTTCAGACCTGCAACAGATCCCAAAAGCGCTGGCGCTGAGCAGGAGCACGGTGAGGGCTATACGACAAAACCTGTTCTGGGCCTTTATATACAACCTGATCGGTATTCCGCTTGCCGCAGGCGTACTGTATCCGGTGAATGGTTTCCTGCTCAACCCGATGATTGCAGGAGCCGCTATGGCGCTGAGTTCTGTGAGTGTGATCGGGAACAGTCTCAGACTTAAATGGAAGAAATTCTAA